GTCGTAGAGCAGCCCGAGGTCGGTGCCGGCGTCCTTGGCCGCGGTGAACGCGGCGTCGACGTCCTTGCGCAGGAACGGCGCGGCCAGCTCGGTGAAGTTGTCGATCCCGCCGATGCCGCGGACGTGGCCGGCCACCCGGCTGTCGGCGCTGCACGCGGCCAGCGCGTTGAGGAAGTCCTCGGGCTCGATGTCGAGATCCTCGGCCAGCGCGACCGCGGCGCTGAGCAGCTGGGCGTTGGCGGCGAACAGCACGTTGTTGACGAGTTTGAGGTTCAGCGCGGTGCCCAGTTCGCCGGTGTGCAACACGGTGGAGGCGTAGGCCTGCACCACCGATCCCGCGGTCTCCGCCGCGTCGGCCGGGCCACCGATCAGCACGGTGAGCCGACCGTTGGCGATGTCCTCGGCGGTCCCGCTGATCGGCGCGTCGAGAACCGTGACCTCCGGTCGGGCCGAGGCGAGTTCGCGCAGGGTCGCGACCGATCCGGTGGTGTGCGACAGCACAACGGTTCCCGGTGCGCACTGCGCGAGCAGCCCGTCCGGGCCGAGCGCGACCTCGCGCAGCTGATCGTCGGAGAACAGGCAGACGATGATGATCCGGTGGTCCTCGGCGACCCCGGCCGCGGAGTCGACCACGGTCGCGCCGGCCGCGGTGAGCCGGTTGCGCACCTCGTCGCGGCGGGCGTAGACGGTCACCCGGTGACCGGCTCCGAGCAGCCGGTGCACCATCGGCTCGCCCATCTGCCCGGGGCCGATGAAGCCGACCGCGGCGCTCATACGTCACCCTCGACGGGCAGCCGCGGGCCGGGGGTGAAGGCGATCGGCAGTTTGCGGATGGCCCACACCTCGCCGGCGTCCTCGAACCGCACCGGTTCGCCGTCGAGCCGGTAGTCCGGAATCCGCTGCAGGACCTCGGTCAGCATCTCCTGGAACATCATCCGGGCGATGTGCGAGCCGAGGCAGCGGTGGATACCGACACCGAAAGCCATCTGCTTGCGGCTGTTGGGCCGGTTCAGGTCGAAGGTGTCCGGATCCTCGAAGATCGCCGGGTCGCGGTTGGCCGCGGCCCACATCAGGATGCACCGATCCCCCTTGTTCAGCTGGGCGCCGTGGAACTCGGCGTCGCGCGAGATGGTGCGGGCCAGGCCGAGGGTCGGGGTGTACAGCCGCAGGAACTCGTCGGTGGCGTCGTGGATCAGTGCGGGGTTGGCGATCAGCTGCTCACGCAGTTCGGGCTGTTGGGTCAGCGCGTGCAGCACGTTGCCGGTCAGGCCGCTGGTGGTGTCCATGCCGCCCAGCATCATCAGCACGGTGTACATCAGGATCTGGGTGTCGTCGAGCGGCTGATCGTCGATGCGCCCGTTGAGGATTCGGCCGAAGAGATCGTCGCCGAGGTCACCGCTCTCGCGGCGCTCCGCCATGTGCTTGAAGATCTCGCCGAACAGTTCGGCGACGGCCGCGCCGGACGTCTCCGGGTCGTGGGTGCGGTCGTGCACCATCGAGTGCACCCACTGCACCCACTGCAGGTACTTGGACTCGTCGAAGCCGAGCATGTGCAGTACCAGCTTGGCCGGCAGCGGGGTGGTGAGTTCGCCGACGATGTCGCAGTGCCCGCGTTCGATGAACTCGTTGATCATCGCACGGGCCATCCGGCGCACCCGCGGCCGCAGCCGTTCGGCCTGCCCGGGCGAGAACGCCTTGATCGTGATGGCACGCAGCTTCTGGGTCAGCGGCGGATCGGTCTCGATCGGCAGGATCGGATACGGCGCGCCACTCGGCGGGATGCCGTTCGTCGGGTAGGAGTTGAACAGGTCGTCGTCGCGGGCGGCGTCGAAGACCGACTGGTAGTCGACCAGCGCCCAGAATCCGCCGTATGCGGTGGAGCGCGCGACCGGGCAGCGCGATCGCATCTCGGCCAGGATCTGGTGCGGGCGTTCCCGGAACTCCGGGGAGTGATGGTCGAAGTTCTCGACGACCGGCGCCTGGGCTTGTGTCACGATCTGAACCCTCCTCGAACTACACTTTTTGGAAATGTGTAGTTTGGGCATACGTTAATCATTTAACGGATTCGGCGTCAAGGCGATGGGCACTCGAATTTCGATGAACCGGCGGATGATTCGATGACCAGGCGATCACCGGCCTGGGGCGCCGCCGATCCGCCGATGAGCGACGGCGAGGCGCGGTCCCGGCTGCTCGAGGCCGCCGAGGCGTGCTTTCGCGAGCGCGGCCCACTGCGCACCAAGATCACCCACGTCGCCGCGAAGGCCGGGGTGCACCGCACCACGGTCTACAAGTACTTCTCCGGCATGGACGAGATCCTGATGGCCTGCTTCATCAAGGCCACTGACGCCGTCGTCGAGGCCGCCGAGCCCTACTTCCGGCAGGACGCCCCGTTCGTCGAGCGGCTGATCCGGGCCGCCCTAGCCGGCCTGCAGGTCGCCCGCACCTCGCCGACGATGCGGTCGATGACCACTCCCGACGTGCTGGCCCACACCCACCAGTTGGCCGAGCGGTCCGAGACGTGGCGCGCCGAGGTCGTCGACCGGCTGGCCGAGCGCTTCACCACCGCCGCGCCCGGCGAGGTGCGCACCGACGTGTCACCACATGTGTTGGCGCAGTGGGTTGTTCGGCTCTGCTTCAGCCTGATCGAGGAACCGGCCGGTCCGGAGTTCGGCGGCGACGAGGGCCTGCTGCGCACGTTTCTGCCCCGCACCATCGCGCCGTGAGGAAAAGAGTTGACTCTGCGCCTACGGCGCGAAGGTGCGAGTAGCACCGGCCGTAGGCGCAGAGCCGACGTGGGTGTTACGCCGCGCGCGGGAACCGGAACAGCTGCCGCGCGTTGTCCTCCACCATCAGCTTGCACTCGTCGTCGGGGACGTTGAGCAGCGTCTCGCTGAGCCGCTTGCGCGAGTTCGGCCAGTTGGAGTCCGAGTGCGGATAGTCGATCTCGACCATGATCCGGTCCACGCCGATCGTGTGCCGGTTGGCCAGACCGTGCTCGTCGTCGATGAAGCAGCCCCAGAAGTGGTCGTGGAACAACTCCGACGGGCGAGCGTCGAAGTCGATCGGCTGGTAGTAGCGGTGCCGTTCCCACACGAAGTCGGCCCGCTCGATGATGTAGGGCACCCAGCCGACCCCGCCCTCGGACAGCGAGAACTTCAGGTTGGGGAACTTCTGCAGTTTGCCCGAGAACAACAGGTCCACGGTGGTCCACATCGAGTTGGTGGCGAACAGCGTGATCGCCACGATGAACGGCGCATCCGGCACGCCGATCTTGCCCGCCACGGCCTGTGCCCCCGAGAAGGAGAACCCGGGCACGTAACCGCCCGCGCCGAAGTGCAGCGAGATCGGCATCTGCGCGTCCGAGCACACCTGCCACAACGGATCCCAGTGGTCGGAGTGGAACGACGGCAGGCCCAGCGGTACCGGGCTGTCCGGGAACGAGATGGTGCGTGCGCCCTTCTCGGCGACGCGCTCCGCCTCGGCGACCGCGGCCTCGATGTCCCAGAACGGCAGGATGGCCAGCGGTATGAAGCGGTCGGGCGCGGTGGCGCACCACTCGTCGATGTAGTAGTCGTTCCACGCCTTGACGCACAACTCGGCGAGTTCCTTGTCCTTGGCGCGGAAGAAGGTGCCGCCACCGAAGCCCGGGAAGGACGGGAAGCACAACGCCGCCTGCACCCCGTCGACGTCCATGTCGGCGATGCGCGCCTCGGGGTCGTAGCACCCCGGGATCATGTCCTCGTAGCGCACCGGGTCCATGCCCCACTGCTCCCGGGGCTTGCCGGCGACGGCGTTCAGCCCGATGGTCGGGTACACCTCGCCGTCGTAGGCCCACAGATGCTTGCCGTCCATCTCGATGATGCGCGGGCCGTTCTCCTTGAACTTCTCCGGCAGCCGG
The window above is part of the Mycolicibacterium hassiacum DSM 44199 genome. Proteins encoded here:
- a CDS encoding NAD(P)-dependent oxidoreductase, whose protein sequence is MSAAVGFIGPGQMGEPMVHRLLGAGHRVTVYARRDEVRNRLTAAGATVVDSAAGVAEDHRIIIVCLFSDDQLREVALGPDGLLAQCAPGTVVLSHTTGSVATLRELASARPEVTVLDAPISGTAEDIANGRLTVLIGGPADAAETAGSVVQAYASTVLHTGELGTALNLKLVNNVLFAANAQLLSAAVALAEDLDIEPEDFLNALAACSADSRVAGHVRGIGGIDNFTELAAPFLRKDVDAAFTAAKDAGTDLGLLYDVIARGPLPLTG
- a CDS encoding TetR/AcrR family transcriptional regulator; translated protein: MTRRSPAWGAADPPMSDGEARSRLLEAAEACFRERGPLRTKITHVAAKAGVHRTTVYKYFSGMDEILMACFIKATDAVVEAAEPYFRQDAPFVERLIRAALAGLQVARTSPTMRSMTTPDVLAHTHQLAERSETWRAEVVDRLAERFTTAAPGEVRTDVSPHVLAQWVVRLCFSLIEEPAGPEFGGDEGLLRTFLPRTIAP
- a CDS encoding cytochrome P450 — translated: MTQAQAPVVENFDHHSPEFRERPHQILAEMRSRCPVARSTAYGGFWALVDYQSVFDAARDDDLFNSYPTNGIPPSGAPYPILPIETDPPLTQKLRAITIKAFSPGQAERLRPRVRRMARAMINEFIERGHCDIVGELTTPLPAKLVLHMLGFDESKYLQWVQWVHSMVHDRTHDPETSGAAVAELFGEIFKHMAERRESGDLGDDLFGRILNGRIDDQPLDDTQILMYTVLMMLGGMDTTSGLTGNVLHALTQQPELREQLIANPALIHDATDEFLRLYTPTLGLARTISRDAEFHGAQLNKGDRCILMWAAANRDPAIFEDPDTFDLNRPNSRKQMAFGVGIHRCLGSHIARMMFQEMLTEVLQRIPDYRLDGEPVRFEDAGEVWAIRKLPIAFTPGPRLPVEGDV
- a CDS encoding amidohydrolase family protein, with protein sequence MPLQDDHQIVSVDDHVVEHPRVWQDRLPEKFKENGPRIIEMDGKHLWAYDGEVYPTIGLNAVAGKPREQWGMDPVRYEDMIPGCYDPEARIADMDVDGVQAALCFPSFPGFGGGTFFRAKDKELAELCVKAWNDYYIDEWCATAPDRFIPLAILPFWDIEAAVAEAERVAEKGARTISFPDSPVPLGLPSFHSDHWDPLWQVCSDAQMPISLHFGAGGYVPGFSFSGAQAVAGKIGVPDAPFIVAITLFATNSMWTTVDLLFSGKLQKFPNLKFSLSEGGVGWVPYIIERADFVWERHRYYQPIDFDARPSELFHDHFWGCFIDDEHGLANRHTIGVDRIMVEIDYPHSDSNWPNSRKRLSETLLNVPDDECKLMVEDNARQLFRFPRAA